A section of the Pseudomonadota bacterium genome encodes:
- a CDS encoding AI-2E family transporter, which produces MSERTMTDSASKDREHRSDSSSAAGDISADVSALHGSISTLRSSVALLVVVIASFHPWFRAGMERVVDVLPLLVLVLIFVYVSMPVVAAIRRMLARHSRAAVSDERALFMTFIIVLGIAAIGLSIVLPKLVLEVQALAENLPGYSQRVRDLFTMYRDRLDAILPDALQAKISEALRDAGTYAGDLLKQGVAWVGLFSQTLIWVVSTAIVVPMLGYYFLKDGEGIVEFWLRLIRPSGRDRTRKILYGVHEAMQSYVRGQAVLCGAMGVVTTLAMLFVLPQFAIGLGLVAGITEAIPVVGPILGAVPAVIIALAGKGWGTALLVVFLYTCLQQLESIVLVPRVMGESLGLHPLSLLLGMMVFGSLLGFWGVLLASPLVAVVKVLVSEYIEHSGEDGPSHGAPDGLSEAPASAADGVRPAATRESDTYELDDDHEPALVRGVARESAMPNEKETR; this is translated from the coding sequence CGTACAATGACAGACAGCGCCTCGAAAGACCGCGAACATCGCAGCGATTCCTCCAGCGCCGCGGGCGATATCTCAGCGGACGTATCTGCTCTCCATGGGTCGATATCCACCCTGCGTAGCAGCGTAGCACTGCTTGTTGTGGTCATTGCGAGCTTCCACCCCTGGTTTCGCGCGGGCATGGAGCGCGTGGTCGATGTGCTTCCGCTCCTGGTGCTGGTGCTCATCTTCGTCTACGTGTCGATGCCCGTGGTGGCGGCGATACGGCGCATGCTCGCACGCCACTCGAGGGCGGCGGTCTCTGACGAGCGGGCCCTGTTCATGACCTTCATCATCGTGCTGGGCATCGCGGCCATCGGACTCTCCATCGTTCTGCCCAAGCTCGTTCTCGAGGTGCAGGCGCTGGCCGAGAACCTGCCGGGATATTCGCAGCGCGTGCGCGATCTCTTCACAATGTATCGCGATCGCCTCGATGCGATTCTCCCCGATGCCCTTCAGGCCAAGATCAGCGAGGCCTTGCGCGACGCGGGAACCTATGCCGGCGACCTGCTCAAGCAAGGCGTGGCATGGGTCGGCCTGTTCTCGCAGACCCTCATCTGGGTGGTGAGCACGGCCATCGTCGTGCCCATGCTGGGCTACTACTTCCTCAAGGACGGGGAGGGCATCGTGGAGTTCTGGCTGCGGCTCATCCGTCCGAGCGGTCGCGACCGAACCCGCAAGATTCTCTACGGCGTGCACGAGGCCATGCAGAGCTACGTGCGCGGTCAGGCCGTTCTCTGCGGAGCGATGGGGGTCGTCACCACGCTGGCCATGCTGTTCGTGCTGCCCCAGTTCGCCATCGGTCTGGGGCTCGTGGCCGGAATCACCGAGGCCATTCCCGTGGTGGGTCCCATTCTCGGTGCGGTTCCGGCGGTGATCATCGCGCTCGCGGGGAAGGGGTGGGGAACGGCGCTCCTGGTGGTGTTCCTCTACACGTGTCTGCAGCAGCTCGAGAGCATCGTTCTCGTGCCGCGGGTCATGGGGGAGTCGCTGGGATTGCACCCGCTCAGCCTCTTGCTGGGAATGATGGTGTTTGGAAGCCTGCTCGGGTTCTGGGGCGTGCTTCTCGCGTCTCCGCTGGTGGCGGTGGTGAAGGTGCTGGTCTCTGAATACATCGAGCATTCGGGTGAGGATGGTCCATCGCACGGCGCGCCAGACGGGCTGTCTGAAGCGCCCGCATCCGCAGCAGACGGTGTCAGGCCCGCGGCGACGCGCGAGTCTGACACGTACGAGCTCGACGATGACCACGAGCCGGCGCTTGTGCGTGGCGTCGCACGCGAGTCGGCAATGCCGAATGAGAAGGAGACGCGATGA
- a CDS encoding MBL fold metallo-hydrolase, whose protein sequence is MIERFTLLPGAEVVGMEVDGVHRHAQFGVPPCIKLWFQRRLAPPTTFVLPHRFFHRGVVQVSLEFFLYHFLFAAGKAFGRLPDSERMVVIGTADQLARCRRSLQVSLFGFSDEEMRSWTGPDVASLTEDEIGFIRSCQLFLAPKRQGFDGCGNLPQAPSALIEAYARGRIDIDDVVEWRAFDDAGSAELFKGATVMHRGDGSFSVRAGDACAEVNVDFDDDQAPWLVTLPPSSEAVTSDVFKVLCLGADPGFELEHPTTGFAICINGLWAVVDAPLCASYLLARHGIDSADVRVVFETHGHEDHMGSGIHFMLECITSGRPYTYVAAEPVYRTCLVKVAAVLGVSEAEADAMLTGRQGEAQARARVLRVSPRSPVRMLGATWHFSWTVHPVPTTGFRIELEHDGRVHALSYSSDTTSTRGAMGIAAMKAAGFLAPEIDPFAPLLRGDEDIVFWEAGGTSGDPIHFDAREWDTMCRERGISPTVVFMHTHSLPPEMRNHALARPGMSWTLASFAPVPVPLFLKLVKSLQFFRVADEEYWLSMFTAQGRLERYYPGATIYQSGADDSWFVVLQGQAEVHIEPDGDLGLLESSALFGPLGDHEGQTFRVRARSHVDVWRLPGEVLREFIVSNGLSDFFSHLWDNVGWLRQNRLFFGFPNQVLTSLAQHAMRREYAAGETLMVEDDLGHEMFVVLEGELEIVSQRNGTSIRRGPGELVGEYAVLVPGAQRSATVRALGPVCVLVLTRENIHDIVAGQIPLHLRLVRILQDRALPLPPPPS, encoded by the coding sequence ATGATCGAGCGCTTCACCCTGCTACCGGGCGCCGAGGTTGTGGGGATGGAGGTCGATGGGGTGCACCGCCACGCGCAGTTCGGTGTGCCCCCCTGCATCAAGCTCTGGTTCCAGCGGCGCCTCGCGCCCCCCACCACGTTCGTTCTGCCGCATCGGTTCTTTCATCGCGGCGTGGTGCAGGTCTCACTCGAGTTCTTTCTCTACCACTTCCTCTTCGCCGCCGGCAAGGCGTTCGGCAGGCTGCCCGATTCCGAGCGCATGGTGGTCATCGGCACCGCCGACCAGCTGGCTCGCTGCCGCCGCAGCCTGCAGGTGTCGCTGTTCGGATTCAGTGACGAAGAGATGCGTTCGTGGACGGGCCCGGACGTCGCATCGCTCACCGAAGACGAGATCGGGTTCATTCGCAGCTGCCAGCTGTTTCTCGCGCCCAAGCGCCAGGGCTTCGACGGGTGCGGCAACCTTCCCCAGGCTCCGAGTGCCCTGATCGAGGCCTACGCCCGTGGACGCATCGACATCGATGACGTGGTTGAGTGGCGGGCCTTCGACGACGCGGGGAGCGCCGAGCTGTTCAAGGGCGCCACCGTGATGCATCGTGGCGACGGGAGCTTCTCGGTTCGCGCAGGCGATGCGTGCGCTGAGGTCAACGTTGATTTCGATGATGATCAGGCGCCGTGGCTGGTCACATTGCCGCCTTCCTCAGAGGCGGTCACCTCCGATGTATTCAAGGTGCTCTGCCTCGGGGCCGATCCGGGGTTCGAGCTCGAGCACCCCACCACGGGCTTCGCCATCTGCATCAACGGCTTGTGGGCGGTGGTCGACGCGCCGCTGTGCGCGTCCTACCTGCTTGCGCGTCACGGCATCGATTCGGCCGACGTGCGGGTGGTCTTCGAGACCCATGGGCACGAAGATCACATGGGCAGCGGCATCCACTTCATGCTCGAGTGCATCACCAGCGGGCGCCCCTACACATACGTGGCCGCGGAACCGGTCTATCGCACCTGTCTGGTGAAGGTGGCGGCGGTTCTGGGGGTCAGCGAGGCCGAGGCAGACGCCATGCTCACCGGGCGTCAGGGGGAGGCGCAGGCCCGTGCGCGGGTGCTACGCGTCTCCCCTCGCTCCCCCGTTCGCATGCTGGGGGCGACGTGGCACTTCTCGTGGACGGTTCACCCCGTGCCCACCACCGGCTTTCGCATCGAGCTCGAGCACGACGGACGGGTGCATGCGCTCTCGTACTCGAGTGACACGACATCGACCCGTGGGGCGATGGGCATCGCCGCCATGAAGGCAGCGGGCTTTCTCGCGCCCGAGATCGATCCGTTCGCTCCGCTGCTGCGAGGCGATGAGGACATCGTGTTCTGGGAGGCGGGGGGGACCTCCGGCGACCCCATCCACTTCGACGCGCGCGAGTGGGACACCATGTGCCGAGAGCGCGGCATCTCTCCCACCGTTGTGTTCATGCACACGCACTCGCTGCCGCCCGAGATGCGCAACCACGCCCTCGCGCGCCCGGGAATGTCGTGGACGCTCGCCTCGTTTGCCCCCGTTCCGGTGCCGCTGTTCTTGAAACTGGTGAAATCGCTGCAGTTCTTCCGCGTGGCCGACGAGGAGTACTGGCTCTCGATGTTCACCGCGCAGGGCCGCCTCGAGCGCTACTATCCTGGCGCCACCATCTATCAGTCGGGGGCCGATGACTCGTGGTTCGTGGTGCTGCAGGGGCAGGCGGAGGTTCACATCGAGCCCGACGGAGACCTTGGATTGCTCGAGAGCAGCGCCTTGTTCGGGCCGCTGGGCGATCACGAGGGGCAGACCTTCCGCGTGCGGGCGCGCAGCCATGTCGACGTGTGGCGCCTCCCAGGAGAGGTGCTGCGCGAGTTCATCGTCAGCAACGGTCTGTCAGACTTCTTCTCCCATCTCTGGGACAACGTGGGATGGCTGCGCCAGAACCGCTTGTTCTTCGGCTTTCCCAACCAGGTGCTGACCAGCCTTGCCCAGCACGCGATGCGGCGCGAGTATGCCGCGGGCGAGACCCTCATGGTCGAAGACGATCTCGGCCACGAGATGTTCGTGGTGCTCGAGGGCGAGCTCGAGATCGTGTCGCAGCGCAATGGCACATCGATTCGTCGGGGACCGGGCGAGCTGGTGGGCGAGTATGCCGTGCTCGTGCCCGGCGCGCAGCGCAGCGCGACGGTGCGAGCGCTCGGACCGGTCTGCGTGCTCGTGCTCACGCGTGAGAACATCCACGACATCGTGGCGGGGCAGATTCCGCTCCATCTTCGCCTGGTTCGCATCTTGCAGGATCGCGCGCTTCCGCTTCCGCCTCCGCCGTCGTGA